A genomic region of Elephas maximus indicus isolate mEleMax1 chromosome 10, mEleMax1 primary haplotype, whole genome shotgun sequence contains the following coding sequences:
- the HOMEZ gene encoding homeobox and leucine zipper protein Homez isoform X1, with protein MVRGWEPPPGPDCAISDEHTSENTMPPNKEAGSLNSSPAGLICLPPISEELQLVWTQAAQTSELDDNEHLLQTFSYFPYPSLADIALLCLRYGLQMEKVKTWFMAQRLRCGISWSSEEIEETRARVVYHRDQLHFKSLLSFTHHAGRPPEEVPPSLGEPTQMKGLKVEPEESSQIPPMPLSHQKVKEPLRAHGSGAFPHQSDFWQDLQSSSLSKEQAGRGPDQSHGLGTASWNHSTTAHQPRAREKPSPFSLLASSCKKESASSVTPSSSSTSSFQVLANGATAASKPLQPLGCVPQPLSPNEQALPPHLEPAWPQGLQHNSVPGRVGPMEYLSPDMQRHQRKTKRKTKEQLAILKSFFLQCQWARREDYHKLEQITGLPRSEIIQWFGDTRYALKHGQLKWFRDNVVPGAPGFQDPTIPTPLPSARSLNEWSETPPLPIPPPPPDIQPLERYWAAHQQLRESDILQLSQASRLSTQQVLDWFASRLPEPAEVVVCLDEEEEEEEEELPEDDGDEEEEEEEEDDNDDDVIIQD; from the exons ATGGTGCGAGGCTGGGAGCCGCCGCCGGGGCCGGACTGCG CTATCTCTGACGAGCACACATCAGAAAACACCATGCCTCCTAATAAAGAGGCCGGCAGTCTTAATAGCTCCCCAGCGGGCCTCATCTGTCTCCCTCCAATCTCTGAGGAGCTACAGCTTGTGTGGACCCAAGCAGCCCAGACCAGTGAGCTGGATGACAATGAACACTTGCTACAAACTTTCAGCTACTTTCCCTATCCCAGCCTAGCAGACATTGCCCTCCTTTGCCTACGTTATGGGCTACAGATGGAGAAAGTCAAGACTTGGTTCATGGCCCAGCGCCTCCGGTGTGGCATCAGCTGGTCATCTGAGGAAATAGAAGAGACTCGAGCCCGAGTAGTGTACCATCGGGACCAACTCCATTTCAaatctcttctctcctttactcaTCACGCAGGGCGGCCCCCGGAGGAGGTGCCTCCTTCTCTTGGTGAGCCCACCCAGATGAAAGGATTGAAGGTAGAGCCTGAGGAATCCTCTCAGATACCACCAATGCCACTGAGTCACCAGAAAGTAAAGGAGCCCTTGAGGGCACATGGCAGTGGGGCGTTCCCTCATCAATCAGATTTTTGGCAGGATCTTCAAAGTAGTAGCCTCTCTAAGGAGCAGGCAGGAAGGGGTCCTGACCAGTCACATGGCCTAGGCACTGCTTCCTGGAACCACTCCACAACTGCCCACCAGCCACGTGCTCGGGAGAAGCCCTCACCATTCTCATTACTTGCCAGTAGTTGTAAGAAGGAGTCAGCATCTAGTGtgactccttcctcttcctctaccTCCTCTTTCCAGGTACTAGCTAATGGAGCTACTGCTGCTTCTAAACCCCTCCAGCCGCTGGGCTGTGTCCCACAGCCACTGTCACCCAATGAGCAGGCACTACCCCCACATCTGGAGCCAGCCTGGCCCCAAGGGCTACAGCATAACTCCGTACCAGGTAGGGTTGGCCCTATGGAGTACCTTTCTCCTGATATGCAACGCCACCAGCGAAAGACCAAGCGCAAAACCAAAGAGCAGCTGGCTATCCTCAAATCCTTTTTTTTACAGTGCCAATGGGCACGGCGTGAGGATTACCATAAATTAGAACAGATCACTGGTTTACCTCGGTCTGAGATTATTCAGTGGTTTGGTGACACACGCTATGCCTTGAAGCATGGGCAACTGAAGTGGTTTCGGGACAACGTAGTACCTGGTGCCCCTGGTTTCCAGGACCCAACAATTCCCACACCATTGCCATCAGCCCGCTCCTTGAATGAATGGTCTGAGACTCCACCTCTGCCCATCCCCCCACCTCCACCAGATATACAGCCCTTAGAGAGGTACTGGGCAGCCCACCAACAGCTACGGGAAAGTGATATCCTTCAACTGAGTCAGGCGTCAAGACTTAGCACCCAGCAGGTACTGGATTGGTTTGCCTCTCGATTACCTGAGCCAGCTGAGGTGGTAGTTTGTCtagatgaagaagaggaagaggaggaagaagaactgCCTGAAGACGATGGGgatgaagaggaagaggaggaggaggaagatgacaatgatgatgatgtgATCATACAGGACTGA
- the HOMEZ gene encoding homeobox and leucine zipper protein Homez isoform X2: protein MPPNKEAGSLNSSPAGLICLPPISEELQLVWTQAAQTSELDDNEHLLQTFSYFPYPSLADIALLCLRYGLQMEKVKTWFMAQRLRCGISWSSEEIEETRARVVYHRDQLHFKSLLSFTHHAGRPPEEVPPSLGEPTQMKGLKVEPEESSQIPPMPLSHQKVKEPLRAHGSGAFPHQSDFWQDLQSSSLSKEQAGRGPDQSHGLGTASWNHSTTAHQPRAREKPSPFSLLASSCKKESASSVTPSSSSTSSFQVLANGATAASKPLQPLGCVPQPLSPNEQALPPHLEPAWPQGLQHNSVPGRVGPMEYLSPDMQRHQRKTKRKTKEQLAILKSFFLQCQWARREDYHKLEQITGLPRSEIIQWFGDTRYALKHGQLKWFRDNVVPGAPGFQDPTIPTPLPSARSLNEWSETPPLPIPPPPPDIQPLERYWAAHQQLRESDILQLSQASRLSTQQVLDWFASRLPEPAEVVVCLDEEEEEEEEELPEDDGDEEEEEEEEDDNDDDVIIQD, encoded by the coding sequence ATGCCTCCTAATAAAGAGGCCGGCAGTCTTAATAGCTCCCCAGCGGGCCTCATCTGTCTCCCTCCAATCTCTGAGGAGCTACAGCTTGTGTGGACCCAAGCAGCCCAGACCAGTGAGCTGGATGACAATGAACACTTGCTACAAACTTTCAGCTACTTTCCCTATCCCAGCCTAGCAGACATTGCCCTCCTTTGCCTACGTTATGGGCTACAGATGGAGAAAGTCAAGACTTGGTTCATGGCCCAGCGCCTCCGGTGTGGCATCAGCTGGTCATCTGAGGAAATAGAAGAGACTCGAGCCCGAGTAGTGTACCATCGGGACCAACTCCATTTCAaatctcttctctcctttactcaTCACGCAGGGCGGCCCCCGGAGGAGGTGCCTCCTTCTCTTGGTGAGCCCACCCAGATGAAAGGATTGAAGGTAGAGCCTGAGGAATCCTCTCAGATACCACCAATGCCACTGAGTCACCAGAAAGTAAAGGAGCCCTTGAGGGCACATGGCAGTGGGGCGTTCCCTCATCAATCAGATTTTTGGCAGGATCTTCAAAGTAGTAGCCTCTCTAAGGAGCAGGCAGGAAGGGGTCCTGACCAGTCACATGGCCTAGGCACTGCTTCCTGGAACCACTCCACAACTGCCCACCAGCCACGTGCTCGGGAGAAGCCCTCACCATTCTCATTACTTGCCAGTAGTTGTAAGAAGGAGTCAGCATCTAGTGtgactccttcctcttcctctaccTCCTCTTTCCAGGTACTAGCTAATGGAGCTACTGCTGCTTCTAAACCCCTCCAGCCGCTGGGCTGTGTCCCACAGCCACTGTCACCCAATGAGCAGGCACTACCCCCACATCTGGAGCCAGCCTGGCCCCAAGGGCTACAGCATAACTCCGTACCAGGTAGGGTTGGCCCTATGGAGTACCTTTCTCCTGATATGCAACGCCACCAGCGAAAGACCAAGCGCAAAACCAAAGAGCAGCTGGCTATCCTCAAATCCTTTTTTTTACAGTGCCAATGGGCACGGCGTGAGGATTACCATAAATTAGAACAGATCACTGGTTTACCTCGGTCTGAGATTATTCAGTGGTTTGGTGACACACGCTATGCCTTGAAGCATGGGCAACTGAAGTGGTTTCGGGACAACGTAGTACCTGGTGCCCCTGGTTTCCAGGACCCAACAATTCCCACACCATTGCCATCAGCCCGCTCCTTGAATGAATGGTCTGAGACTCCACCTCTGCCCATCCCCCCACCTCCACCAGATATACAGCCCTTAGAGAGGTACTGGGCAGCCCACCAACAGCTACGGGAAAGTGATATCCTTCAACTGAGTCAGGCGTCAAGACTTAGCACCCAGCAGGTACTGGATTGGTTTGCCTCTCGATTACCTGAGCCAGCTGAGGTGGTAGTTTGTCtagatgaagaagaggaagaggaggaagaagaactgCCTGAAGACGATGGGgatgaagaggaagaggaggaggaggaagatgacaatgatgatgatgtgATCATACAGGACTGA
- the PPP1R3E gene encoding protein phosphatase 1 regulatory subunit 3E, with product MSRERPPRTDIPRNLSFIAALTERAYYRSQRPSLEEEPEEEPGEGGTRQGARSRAQGPSRGRRARSAPAGGGGVRASRSRSPDTRKRVRFADALGLELAAVRRFRPGELPRVPRHVQVQLQRDALRHFAPCQPRARALQEARAALEPASEPGFTSRLQAQRICLERAEAGPLGVAGSARVLDLAYEKRVSVRWSADGWRSQREAPAAYAGPAPPPPRADRFAFRLPAPPIGGALLFALRYRVTGYEFWDNNGGRDYALRGPEHPGSAGAPEPQGWIHFI from the exons ATGTCCCGCGAACGGCCCCCTCGCACTGACATCCCGCGCAACCTGAGCTTCATCGCTGCGCTGACTGAGCGCGCCTACTACCGCAGCCAGAGGCCCAGCCTCGAGGAGGAGCCGGAGGAGGAGCCAGGCGAGGGCGGGACACGGCAAGGGGCCCGGTCCCGAGCTCAAGGTCCGAGTCGGGGCCGCCGGGCCCGCTCTGCGCCCGCCGGAGGCGGGGGAGTCCGGGCGTCCCGCAGCCGCAGCCCCGACACCCGCAAGAGGGTGCGCTTCGCCGACGCCCTGGGGCTAGAGCTGGCCGCCGTGCGCCGCTTCCGCCCCGGTGAGCTGCCGCGGGTGCCCCGCCACGTGCAGGTCCAGCTGCAGAGGGACGCCCTCCGCCACTTCGCGCCGTGCCAGCCCCGAGCCCGCGCCCTCCAG GAGGCGCGCGCGGCCCTGGAGCCGGCCAGCGAGCCCGGCTTTACCTCCCGCCTGCAGGCGCAACGCATCTGCCTGGAACGCGCAGAGGCGGGCCCGCTGGGCGTGGCCGGGAGCGCGCGCGTGCTGGACCTGGCCTACGAGAAGCGCGTGAGCGTGCGCTGGAGCGCCGACGGCTGGCGTAGCCAACGCGAGGCGCCCGCCGCCTACGCCGGCCCGGCTCCGCCCCCGCCTCGCGCAGACCGCTTCGCTTTCCGCCTACCGGCGCCGCCCATTGGGGGCGCCCTGCTTTTCGCCTTGCGCTACCGGGTGACGGGTTATGAGTTCTGGGACAACAATGGCGGCCGTGACTATGCTCTACGTGGGCCCGAGCATCCGGGCAGTGCCGGAGCCCCAGAGCCCCAGGGTTGGATTCACTTTATCTGA
- the PABPN1 gene encoding polyadenylate-binding protein 2: MATPASAPDTRALVADFVGYKLRQKGYVCGAGPGEGPAADPLHQAMRAAGDEFETRFRRTFSDLAAQLHVTPGSAQQRFTQVSDELFQGGPNWGRLVAFFVFGAALCAESVNKEMEPLVGQVQEWMVVYLETRLADWIHSSGGWAEFTALYGDGALEEARRLREGNWASVRTVLTGAVALGALVTVGAFFASKSAMAAAAAAAAAAGAAGGRGSGPGRRRHLVPGAGGEAGEGAPGGAGDYGNGLESEELEPGELLLEPEPEPEPEEEPPRPRAPPGAPGPGPGSGAPGSQEEEEEPGLVEGDPGDGAIEDPELEAIKARVREMEEEAEKLKELQNEVEKQMNMSPPPGNAGPVIMSIEEKMEADARSIYVGNVDYGATAEELEAHFHGCGSVNRVTILCDKFSGHPKGFAYIEFSDKESVRTSLALDESLFRGRQIKVTPKRTNRPGISTTDRGFPRARYRARTTNYNSSRSRFYSGFNSRPRGRVYRGRARATSWYSPY; the protein is encoded by the exons ATGGCGACCCCAGCCTCAGCCCCAGACACACGGGCTCTGGTGGCAGACTTTGTGGGCTACAAGCTGAGGCAGAAGGGTTATGTTTGTGGAGCTGGCCCCGGGGAGGGCCCAGCAGCTGACCCGCTGCACCAAGCCATGCGGGCAGCTGGAGATGAGTTCGAGACCCGCTTCCGGCGCACCTTCTCTGATCTGGCAGCCCAGCTGCATGTGACCCCAGGCTCAGCCCAGCAACGCTTCACCCAGGTCTCTGATGAACTCTTCCAAGGGGGCCCCAACTGGGGCCGCCTTgtggccttctttgtctttggggctGCTCTGTGTGCTGAGAGTGTCAACAAGGagatggagccactggtgggacAAGTGCAGGAGTGGATGGTGGTCTACCTGGAGACGCGGCTGGCTGACTGGATCCACAGCAGTGGGGGCTGG GCGGAGTTCACAGCTCTATACGGGGACGGGGCCCTGGAGGAGGCACGGCGTCTGCGGGAGGGGAACTGGGCATCAGTGAGGACAGTGCTGACGGGGGCTGTGGCACTGGGGGCCCTGGTAACTGTAGGGGCCTTTTTTGCTAGCAAGT CGGcgatggcggcggcggcggcggcggcagcagcagcgggGGCTGCGGGCGGTCGGGGCTCCGGGCCGGGGCGGCGGCGCCATCTTGTGCCCGGGgccggtggggaggccggggaggggGCCCCGGGGGGCGCAGGGGACTACGGGAACGGCCTGGAGTCTGAGGAACTGGAACCTGGGGAGCTGCTGCTAGAGCCCGAGCCGGAGCCCGAGCCCGAAGAGGAGCCGCCCCGGCCCCGCGCCCCCCCGGGAGCTCCGGGCCCTGGGCCTGGCTCGGGAGCCCCCGGtagccaggaggaggaggaggagccggGACTGGTCGAGGGTGACCCGGGGGACGGCGCCATTGAGGACCCG GAGCTGGAAGCGATCAAAGCTCGAGTCAGGGAGATGGAGGAAGAAGCTGAAAAGCTAAAAGAGCTGCAGAACGAGGTAGAGAAGCAGATGAATATGAGTCCACCTCCAGGCAATG ctGGCCCAGTGATCATGTCCATTGAGGAGAAGATGGAGGCTGATGCTCGTTCTATCTATGTTGGAAAT GTGGACTATGGTGCAACAGCGGAAGAGCTGGAAGCACACTTTCACGGCTGTGGTTCAGTCAACCGTGTTACCATACTCTGTGATAAATTCAGTGGCCATCCCAAAGG GTTTGCATATATAGAGTTCTCAGACAAGGAGTCAGTGAGGACCTCCTTGGCCTTAGATGAATCCCTTTTTAGAGGAAGACAAATCAAG GTGACCCCAAAACGAACCAACAGACCAGGCATCAGCACAACAGACCGGGGTTTCCCACGAGCGCGCTACCGTGCCCGGACCACCAACTACAACAGTTCCCGCTCTCGATTCTACAGTGGTTTCAACAGCAGGCCCCGGGGTCGCGTCTACAG GGGCCGGGCTAGAGCGACATCATGGTATTCCCCTTACTAA